In Methanoregula sp., a single window of DNA contains:
- a CDS encoding PAS domain S-box protein: MKLQQKTALIFIALLIILMTLVCVFSSIVILSSYADLEQQYTAKDLQQAVTRIDDETNSLSTIVSDWGPWDDSYNFVKGTKPDFIITNLAPDTFNNLRVNVIIITNRNGDILYSGAYNFSSRMMVTVPDDLVDQLGPKKPLLDLSDPRGATQGLILLADHPMIIVSRPIVRTDFSGEPQGVVIMGRYIDSEEVNRLARLTRPSLTFFRVDDPALPPDLLHNLQEQKSGDKGIIQLIDRNTIVGYALLKDIYGRDALILGISDPRSIYQQGLLTTFRFIGIILIAGLVFGLFVMFLLDKLVLCRLNRLVMQVHDIGNRTRKSDRVEIGGEDEFSGLAWEINRMLDTIDTVRHKVQVSETRFRELAELLPQIIFEIDTEGNLLYINKAGAEQFRITEKMIEQGINISGFLSHENIEQMKRELEAVTAGSPSLGEVYTIQRPDGTFLEEIISTSPIKKEGKVTGFRGIVVDVTELTRLGEQLEESTKLLTCILQASPVGVFRLNSSGHVTFVNETFSKITGITFEKIRGTNWVDILPQEERIRVLEEIGESIREQKTSRVETRYIHPDGTTYWLFGQTVPLIDKEGKFHGWVGTITDVTEQNKTRDALKENEEKYRALTENTSDILFSTDMDGIITFVSPQVNKYGFLVEEVIGKSLRILIHPADINRVENNMSRDLEKNAQFVSQFRLVDKWGTTYWFEEKSTLRLDISGKPVGIYGILRDVTERKRVEDAIDIANKKLNLMNQITRHDILNTITGLLGCVDMAKATNSLEEREQLLNDIRDLTRVIQRHITFTREYQEVGVHLPQWQNVDVILNKVLQNFQKSGIVFSVEFEKIEIYADPLLEKVFYNLVENAVRYGINLTTISIYPHISDKGLSLVFEDDGVGVEAGQKSEIFKRGVGKNTGMGLFLTAEILAITGITIEENGIFKKGARFEIRIPNGTWRFTRD, encoded by the coding sequence ATGAAACTCCAGCAAAAAACCGCGCTTATTTTTATTGCATTACTGATTATCCTCATGACGCTGGTCTGTGTTTTCTCCTCTATCGTAATATTATCCAGTTACGCCGATCTCGAACAGCAGTACACAGCAAAAGATCTTCAGCAGGCTGTAACGAGAATTGATGATGAAACCAATTCCCTGTCTACAATAGTTTCTGACTGGGGGCCGTGGGATGACTCTTATAACTTTGTAAAAGGAACGAAACCCGATTTCATTATTACCAACCTTGCTCCTGACACCTTCAATAATCTCCGGGTAAATGTTATCATTATTACAAACCGGAATGGTGATATCCTCTATTCCGGTGCATATAATTTCAGTAGCCGGATGATGGTAACGGTTCCGGATGATCTTGTGGATCAGCTTGGCCCGAAAAAACCTCTTTTAGATCTTTCAGATCCCCGGGGAGCGACCCAGGGTCTTATACTACTCGCCGATCACCCGATGATCATCGTATCCCGCCCGATAGTCAGAACTGATTTTTCCGGAGAACCCCAGGGTGTGGTGATTATGGGACGCTATATTGACAGCGAAGAAGTGAACCGGTTGGCCCGGCTTACCCGTCCCTCGCTCACGTTTTTCCGGGTGGATGACCCGGCACTCCCCCCTGACTTGTTGCACAATCTTCAGGAGCAAAAATCTGGAGATAAGGGGATAATCCAGCTGATTGACCGGAACACCATCGTAGGTTACGCGCTCCTTAAGGATATTTATGGCAGGGATGCCCTTATCCTCGGGATCAGCGATCCCCGCAGTATCTACCAGCAGGGTTTGTTGACTACGTTTCGGTTCATCGGGATTATCCTCATCGCCGGCCTGGTGTTTGGTCTGTTTGTCATGTTCCTGCTTGACAAGCTGGTACTCTGCCGGCTGAATAGACTGGTCATGCAAGTGCATGACATCGGCAACAGAACCCGAAAATCAGATCGGGTGGAAATCGGAGGTGAGGATGAGTTCTCTGGTCTTGCCTGGGAAATTAACCGGATGCTGGATACCATCGATACCGTTCGTCATAAGGTACAGGTCAGTGAAACACGGTTCCGTGAACTTGCTGAACTTCTCCCCCAGATCATTTTTGAGATAGATACAGAAGGAAATCTCCTTTATATCAATAAAGCGGGTGCCGAACAATTCAGGATTACCGAGAAGATGATCGAACAGGGAATCAATATCAGCGGTTTTTTATCTCATGAAAATATTGAACAGATGAAACGCGAACTTGAAGCAGTTACGGCGGGCTCACCTTCCCTTGGAGAAGTCTACACTATACAACGACCCGATGGGACCTTCCTGGAAGAAATCATCTCGACGTCACCTATTAAAAAGGAAGGAAAGGTTACCGGTTTCCGTGGAATTGTTGTCGATGTCACCGAACTAACAAGGCTTGGGGAACAACTTGAGGAAAGCACAAAACTGCTTACCTGTATCCTGCAGGCATCTCCGGTGGGTGTGTTCCGGCTGAACTCTTCCGGGCATGTCACCTTTGTCAACGAGACATTCTCGAAAATCACCGGAATCACGTTTGAAAAGATCCGGGGAACGAACTGGGTAGACATACTTCCGCAGGAAGAGCGCATTCGCGTGCTTGAGGAGATTGGCGAATCGATCAGAGAACAAAAAACGAGCAGAGTTGAAACCCGGTATATACACCCGGATGGAACTACCTACTGGCTTTTTGGCCAGACCGTCCCCCTCATCGATAAGGAAGGCAAATTTCACGGGTGGGTTGGCACGATCACGGATGTTACCGAGCAAAATAAGACCAGAGATGCACTTAAAGAGAATGAGGAGAAATACCGGGCGCTCACGGAAAATACCTCTGACATCCTCTTTTCCACAGATATGGACGGGATTATTACCTTTGTCTCACCGCAGGTCAATAAATATGGTTTCCTTGTAGAAGAGGTGATCGGGAAATCGCTTCGTATTCTTATCCATCCCGCGGATATCAACCGGGTAGAAAACAATATGTCCCGTGATCTGGAAAAGAATGCCCAGTTCGTTTCCCAGTTCAGGCTCGTGGACAAATGGGGCACAACTTACTGGTTCGAGGAAAAAAGTACCCTTCGGCTTGATATATCAGGAAAGCCGGTTGGGATTTATGGGATCCTGCGTGATGTTACGGAACGCAAGCGTGTTGAAGATGCGATCGATATCGCCAATAAAAAGCTGAACCTGATGAACCAGATCACCCGGCATGATATCCTCAACACGATTACCGGATTACTCGGGTGCGTGGATATGGCAAAAGCAACGAATTCTCTTGAAGAACGGGAGCAGCTGCTCAATGATATCAGGGATCTTACCCGGGTTATCCAGCGCCATATTACGTTTACCAGGGAGTACCAGGAAGTCGGTGTTCACCTGCCCCAATGGCAGAACGTTGATGTCATTCTCAACAAGGTATTGCAGAATTTTCAAAAATCCGGGATTGTCTTTTCCGTAGAATTCGAAAAGATAGAGATCTATGCGGATCCGTTACTGGAAAAAGTGTTTTATAACCTTGTGGAGAATGCGGTAAGGTATGGAATAAATCTCACTACGATCTCGATATATCCTCATATTTCCGATAAGGGTCTCTCGCTTGTTTTTGAGGATGATGGTGTGGGCGTTGAAGCAGGGCAGAAAAGCGAGATCTTTAAACGGGGTGTGGGAAAGAATACCGGCATGGGTCTGTTCCTGACCGCAGAAATTTTAGCAATAACCGGAATAACCATTGAAGAGAACGGGATTTTTAAGAAAGGAGCCCGGTTTGAGATCCGTATCCCGAACGGTACCTGGCGGTTTACCCGCGATTAA
- a CDS encoding DNA topoisomerase I encodes MHLIVAEKNISARRIAEILGHGKKIAENKDAGVSTYSFGDTTTVGLRGHVVEIDFVPGYSNWRSEEYKPRSLIDAKTIKIPTERKIVSLLQKLARKADRVTIATDFDTEGELIGKEAFELVRAVNPKVIVDRARFSAITSQELSHAFSHTTELDFALAAAGEARQSIDLMWGAALTRFISLAARRGGQNILSVGRVQSPTLTMIVDREKEIEAFVPEKYWQISLLTEKSGEVVETRHTHGRFHEKAEAQLAHDRTKAPLVVTDIKTGTKQDRAPSPFDTTSYIVAAARLGFSAANAMRIAEDLYMNGYISYPRTDNTVYPPSLDLDGILKDIRNSPFRKEVEWTMANRRAVPTRGKKSSTDHPPIHPAGPATREAIGDDAFRIYELVLRRFLATLSPDAQWKTLKILFAAGGEEYTATGGQLLEPGWHTVYPFSEAKEMILPAFVTGEHLPIKKVALDEKETQPPARFTQSKLIQMMEELGLGTKSTRHEVIAKLVSRKYVEGTPLRPTLVGRAVIESLEQHADMIIKPDMTQTLESHMQQIKESTRTREDVIKESQMMLHRAFDQLEANEQVIGDDIRGRTAEEMNLGKCPVCGGTIAIKHMRGNSQFIGCSRYPDCTFNIGLPNAQWGFAVRTDEICEKHMLNFVRLVRKGARPWDIGCPLCHQITSNKESLAEIPSMTDVLASKIQAKHVYTVAEIARSTPEQMAKRLDISMDAAQQLISDAGSVLEKLRRRSECRKFLRERIIPRKGRSSAKILTALKDLGITELFGLAHTDAATLKKAGVSEAESEQILTEAKLMYYGQVLKDIGIPAVSLKKYLSAGIITPEMFCERTPEALSKLAGVSPATVQRHVDLVCTFLNKPQPKKIPKLKIEKGKKELLAIRGITDSVVEKLLMAGITNTATLLSADAGTIAAATGITVQKIKDFQAAIQKRKDTAIIQI; translated from the coding sequence GTGCACCTGATCGTTGCTGAAAAGAACATATCCGCACGCCGTATTGCAGAGATCCTCGGGCATGGAAAAAAGATTGCCGAAAACAAGGATGCCGGTGTGTCGACCTACAGTTTTGGCGATACGACGACGGTAGGGTTGCGGGGACATGTGGTCGAGATCGACTTCGTACCGGGATACAGCAACTGGCGGAGTGAAGAATATAAACCCCGAAGCCTGATCGATGCAAAAACCATCAAGATCCCCACCGAACGAAAGATCGTCTCGCTCCTCCAGAAACTGGCAAGAAAAGCAGATCGCGTCACCATTGCAACGGATTTTGATACCGAAGGGGAGCTGATTGGGAAGGAAGCATTCGAACTGGTCCGGGCGGTCAACCCAAAGGTAATCGTAGACCGGGCTCGTTTCTCCGCGATCACATCGCAGGAACTTTCGCATGCCTTCTCCCACACCACGGAACTCGATTTTGCCCTTGCCGCGGCAGGAGAAGCACGACAGTCCATTGATCTCATGTGGGGCGCAGCGTTAACCCGGTTCATCTCGCTCGCTGCACGACGTGGAGGGCAGAACATTCTGTCAGTGGGCCGGGTGCAGAGCCCGACATTGACCATGATCGTGGACAGGGAAAAAGAGATAGAAGCATTTGTCCCTGAGAAGTACTGGCAGATCTCGCTCCTGACAGAAAAGAGCGGTGAGGTCGTTGAAACCCGGCATACCCACGGGCGGTTCCATGAAAAAGCCGAAGCGCAACTCGCCCATGACCGGACAAAAGCACCCCTCGTGGTCACTGATATAAAAACCGGTACCAAGCAGGACCGGGCACCTTCGCCATTTGATACCACCAGTTACATCGTAGCAGCGGCACGCCTTGGGTTTTCCGCAGCCAATGCAATGCGGATCGCCGAAGACCTGTATATGAACGGGTACATCTCCTACCCGAGGACGGACAATACGGTCTATCCCCCGTCCCTGGACCTGGATGGAATATTAAAGGATATCCGGAACTCCCCGTTCAGAAAAGAGGTGGAATGGACCATGGCAAACCGCCGGGCTGTCCCGACACGGGGGAAGAAATCCTCCACTGATCACCCCCCGATCCACCCGGCCGGCCCGGCCACCCGCGAAGCGATAGGCGACGACGCATTCCGGATCTACGAACTGGTGCTCCGCCGCTTCCTTGCAACACTCTCGCCCGATGCGCAGTGGAAGACGTTAAAGATCCTCTTTGCCGCTGGTGGGGAAGAGTACACGGCAACCGGGGGGCAACTCCTCGAACCCGGCTGGCATACCGTCTACCCGTTCAGCGAGGCAAAAGAGATGATCCTTCCGGCGTTTGTGACCGGAGAGCATCTCCCGATCAAAAAAGTTGCACTTGATGAGAAAGAGACACAGCCTCCCGCACGGTTCACGCAGAGCAAGCTTATCCAGATGATGGAAGAACTTGGCCTTGGCACCAAGAGTACCCGCCACGAAGTGATTGCAAAACTCGTGTCGCGCAAGTACGTGGAAGGCACTCCCCTGCGTCCCACGCTTGTAGGCCGGGCTGTCATCGAATCCCTGGAACAGCATGCGGATATGATCATAAAACCCGACATGACCCAGACGCTCGAATCCCACATGCAGCAGATAAAAGAGAGCACCCGGACGCGGGAAGATGTGATCAAGGAATCCCAGATGATGCTCCACCGGGCATTTGATCAGCTGGAGGCAAATGAGCAGGTGATTGGTGATGATATCCGGGGAAGGACAGCAGAAGAGATGAACCTGGGAAAATGTCCGGTCTGCGGGGGCACTATTGCGATCAAGCACATGCGGGGCAATTCGCAGTTCATCGGCTGTTCCCGGTATCCTGATTGTACCTTCAATATCGGTCTTCCCAATGCGCAGTGGGGCTTTGCAGTACGCACTGATGAGATATGCGAAAAGCACATGCTCAACTTCGTCCGGCTCGTCCGAAAGGGTGCCCGCCCGTGGGATATCGGCTGCCCGCTCTGCCACCAGATCACCTCCAACAAGGAATCACTGGCCGAGATCCCATCCATGACTGATGTGCTTGCATCGAAGATCCAGGCAAAGCACGTCTACACGGTAGCTGAGATAGCACGCAGTACTCCCGAGCAGATGGCAAAAAGGCTCGACATATCAATGGATGCAGCACAACAACTCATCAGCGATGCCGGATCCGTACTTGAAAAACTGCGCCGACGGTCCGAATGCCGAAAATTCCTGCGTGAGCGCATTATACCCAGGAAAGGACGCAGCTCGGCAAAGATCCTCACGGCATTAAAAGATCTCGGAATCACCGAGCTGTTCGGCCTTGCCCACACCGATGCTGCAACATTAAAGAAAGCCGGGGTGAGTGAAGCAGAATCTGAACAGATCCTCACCGAAGCAAAGCTCATGTATTACGGGCAGGTGCTCAAAGACATTGGCATCCCCGCAGTCAGCTTAAAAAAATACCTTTCAGCGGGAATAATAACGCCGGAGATGTTCTGTGAACGCACTCCTGAAGCCCTGAGTAAACTCGCAGGGGTGTCACCCGCTACCGTGCAACGACATGTGGATCTGGTCTGCACATTCTTAAACAAACCACAGCCCAAAAAGATACCGAAACTCAAGATAGAAAAAGGGAAAAAAGAGCTGCTTGCGATCCGGGGGATCACCGATTCCGTTGTTGAAAAACTCCTGATGGCAGGAATCACGAATACTGCAACCCTGCTTTCAGCAGATGCCGGTACCATTGCGGCTGCTACTGGCATAACGGTTCAGAAAATAAAGGATTTTCAGGCTGCAATCCAGAAAAGGAAGGATACAGCGATTATCCAGATCTGA
- a CDS encoding phosphoglycerol geranylgeranyltransferase, with product MKWKDWVHVTKLDPDKQLKPGDIEAIAASGTDALMLSGTLNVTKENLAALQKQVKAYDLPLVMEPAGPEAVLVQGVDYVFVPSVLNSMDVQWIVGKHRAWVQQQKSHIPWDAVVPEAYIVLNPNSSVGKVTKAVCDLNAEEVAAYAAVADHYFHFPIIYIEYSGMYGDPAVVKAVSESLDKSLLYYGGGINSADKAAQMSKYADTIVVGNAVYDQGAAVLKATVDAIQ from the coding sequence ATGAAGTGGAAAGACTGGGTGCATGTGACCAAACTGGATCCTGACAAACAGCTAAAGCCGGGCGACATAGAAGCCATCGCTGCAAGCGGTACCGATGCCCTCATGCTCTCGGGCACCCTCAATGTAACAAAGGAGAACCTTGCTGCGTTACAAAAACAGGTAAAGGCATATGACCTCCCTCTCGTGATGGAGCCGGCGGGACCGGAGGCGGTACTCGTGCAGGGGGTCGACTATGTTTTTGTTCCCAGCGTCCTTAACTCAATGGATGTACAGTGGATTGTAGGTAAACATCGTGCATGGGTACAGCAGCAGAAAAGTCATATCCCGTGGGATGCGGTTGTTCCTGAAGCGTATATTGTACTTAACCCGAACTCATCGGTAGGGAAGGTCACTAAAGCGGTCTGCGATCTGAATGCAGAAGAAGTCGCTGCCTACGCTGCTGTCGCCGATCACTACTTCCATTTCCCGATTATCTATATCGAATACAGCGGGATGTATGGTGATCCGGCTGTTGTTAAGGCGGTATCAGAATCTCTTGACAAATCCCTCCTTTACTATGGGGGAGGGATCAACTCTGCTGATAAGGCTGCACAGATGAGCAAATATGCAGATACAATTGTTGTCGGCAATGCAGTCTACGATCAGGGTGCAGCGGTTTTGAAAGCAACCGTTGATGCAATCCAGTAA
- a CDS encoding response regulator translates to MSGEKILIVEDDDIIAKVADWRLKNLGYTVCGRATYAGEALELVAKHKPDLVLMDINIQGNIDGIETAMMIKKGSNIPIVYVTSHSDGATLERAKATKPDGFIIKPFDDNDLRVAIELALKK, encoded by the coding sequence ATGTCAGGTGAAAAAATCCTTATTGTTGAAGATGATGATATCATTGCCAAAGTGGCAGACTGGCGGTTAAAGAATCTTGGTTATACCGTCTGCGGTCGGGCCACCTATGCAGGGGAAGCCCTGGAACTCGTGGCGAAACACAAGCCGGATCTCGTCCTAATGGACATCAACATCCAGGGAAATATTGACGGTATCGAAACGGCAATGATGATAAAAAAAGGATCCAACATACCCATTGTCTATGTTACTTCCCATTCGGATGGGGCTACGCTTGAGCGGGCCAAAGCGACAAAACCCGATGGATTCATTATCAAACCTTTCGATGATAATGATCTTCGCGTAGCCATCGAACTTGCCTTAAAAAAATAG
- a CDS encoding threonine--tRNA ligase — translation MRLLLIHSDYIEYEAKKKTKMAEECTVLSDREEEALTVFCAVESIDEEDLEGVILQAIAEVKKTAGQVNVNKIVVYPYAHLSSDLASPDTAVATLNALKTGLEAEGFAVKRAPFGWYKSFKLSCKGHPLSELSKTIVPGEEGAVKKEKKEVTHDWFVLTPDGKQHDYKEFLDNSAFGCLVKKELGVAVPTGGEPAHVDLMRSKELVDYEPASDVGCLRWMPKGKIVRDLIADYVLRLVLEYGGTPVETPVMYDLGDRAIYEHAEKFGERQYRFKSNNRNMMLRFAACFGMFSIMRDMHISPHNLPMKMYELSTYSFRHEQKGEVIGLKRLRAFTMPDMHSLCTDMPEALKCFEEQLAMGWQTGRDFETKLVAAFRCTKDFYAQHEAWVKKIVKESDCPMLIEILSDRVHYWVAKIDLAAIDGQMRPIENPTVQIDVESSTRFNIKYHKEDGTVVHPPILHCSPTGSVERVICAILENISTQQVPTLPTWLSPAQVRVIPVTERHTAFAEEVCTAINAAQVRCDMDDREESVGKKVREAGMDWVPYVIVVGDEEVASHNLTVTVRKKSQPNKPFKEQLSVDALIAAVHKDTEGMPFRPLYTPRRLSKKARYI, via the coding sequence ATGCGACTTCTTCTCATTCATTCTGACTATATCGAATACGAAGCTAAAAAGAAGACAAAGATGGCGGAAGAGTGCACGGTTCTTTCAGACAGGGAAGAAGAGGCACTCACCGTTTTCTGCGCCGTGGAATCGATCGATGAGGAAGACCTTGAAGGCGTGATCCTGCAGGCAATCGCAGAAGTGAAAAAGACTGCCGGGCAGGTCAACGTCAACAAGATCGTAGTGTACCCGTACGCCCACCTTTCAAGCGACCTTGCATCACCGGACACAGCGGTTGCAACGCTGAATGCCCTCAAGACGGGACTTGAAGCGGAAGGATTTGCCGTCAAGCGTGCACCCTTCGGCTGGTACAAATCGTTCAAGCTTTCCTGCAAGGGACACCCGCTCTCCGAGCTCTCCAAAACGATCGTGCCCGGTGAAGAGGGTGCTGTTAAGAAGGAAAAGAAGGAAGTCACCCACGACTGGTTTGTGCTGACTCCTGACGGGAAGCAGCACGACTATAAGGAGTTCCTCGACAACTCAGCGTTCGGCTGCCTCGTAAAAAAGGAGCTCGGTGTTGCAGTGCCAACCGGCGGCGAACCTGCTCACGTTGACCTGATGCGTTCCAAGGAGCTCGTGGACTACGAGCCCGCCAGCGATGTCGGGTGCCTGCGCTGGATGCCAAAAGGCAAGATCGTCCGCGACCTGATCGCTGACTACGTGCTCAGGCTTGTTCTCGAATACGGCGGCACGCCCGTTGAGACCCCGGTTATGTACGATCTCGGGGACCGGGCGATCTATGAGCATGCCGAGAAGTTCGGCGAGCGCCAGTACCGGTTCAAGTCAAACAACCGGAACATGATGCTGCGGTTTGCGGCCTGCTTTGGCATGTTCTCGATCATGCGCGACATGCACATCTCGCCCCACAACCTGCCCATGAAGATGTACGAGCTCTCCACCTACTCGTTCCGGCACGAGCAGAAGGGCGAAGTAATCGGGCTTAAACGCCTGCGGGCATTTACCATGCCCGACATGCACTCGCTCTGCACGGATATGCCCGAGGCACTGAAGTGCTTTGAAGAGCAGCTTGCCATGGGATGGCAGACCGGTCGCGATTTCGAGACAAAACTCGTTGCCGCATTCCGGTGCACGAAGGACTTCTACGCCCAGCACGAGGCATGGGTCAAGAAGATCGTCAAAGAATCGGACTGCCCGATGCTTATCGAGATCCTATCAGACCGGGTCCATTACTGGGTTGCAAAGATCGATCTCGCTGCTATCGACGGCCAGATGCGCCCGATCGAGAACCCGACCGTCCAGATCGATGTCGAGAGCTCGACCCGGTTCAACATCAAGTACCACAAAGAAGACGGCACCGTTGTCCACCCCCCCATCCTCCACTGCTCGCCAACGGGCAGTGTCGAGCGCGTCATCTGTGCGATCCTTGAAAACATCTCCACCCAGCAGGTTCCCACATTACCTACCTGGCTCTCACCTGCACAGGTGCGGGTGATACCGGTTACCGAACGTCACACAGCATTTGCAGAGGAAGTCTGTACTGCTATCAATGCCGCACAGGTCCGGTGCGATATGGATGACCGGGAAGAGAGCGTAGGAAAGAAAGTCCGCGAAGCCGGCATGGACTGGGTCCCCTACGTGATTGTTGTCGGCGACGAAGAAGTCGCAAGCCATAACTTAACCGTCACGGTACGGAAGAAGTCACAGCCCAACAAGCCGTTCAAGGAGCAGCTTTCCGTAGACGCACTCATCGCAGCAGTGCACAAGGATACCGAGGGCATGCCGTTCCGCCCGCTCTACACCCCGCGCAGACTTTCCAAGAAAGCGCGGTATATCTGA
- a CDS encoding RNA methyltransferase, with product MPEIDIVLVEPIYEGNVGFAARVMKNFGFHRLVLINPCKLGNEADARASHAWDVLHSAEVCTIEDVFARSNIVIAATGTVSKSVCRAMRMPFYSPKEIRERIKDTDGRISILFGRENWGLNNEEVKRSDMICTIPTAEEYPILNLSHAVGVVCYELANMPLPSITLCPANDMAHLYQHIDRYLDEIHHPEFKRENTMILIRRILGRTNLTIREASTLHGLLRRSEWHIDPSLLDRDKTGRQNLEDDE from the coding sequence ATGCCCGAAATTGATATCGTCCTTGTCGAGCCCATCTACGAAGGCAATGTGGGATTTGCTGCACGGGTGATGAAGAATTTCGGGTTTCACCGGCTTGTACTCATCAATCCCTGCAAACTGGGGAACGAAGCAGATGCCCGGGCATCCCATGCCTGGGACGTGCTTCACAGCGCAGAAGTCTGCACGATCGAAGACGTGTTTGCCCGGAGCAACATCGTTATCGCTGCTACCGGCACCGTGAGCAAATCGGTCTGCCGCGCCATGCGGATGCCGTTTTATTCACCCAAAGAGATCCGTGAACGAATAAAGGATACTGACGGGCGCATCTCGATCCTCTTCGGGCGGGAGAACTGGGGGCTCAATAACGAAGAGGTGAAACGCAGCGATATGATCTGCACAATCCCGACTGCTGAGGAGTACCCGATCCTCAATCTCTCGCATGCCGTCGGCGTTGTCTGCTATGAGCTTGCAAACATGCCGCTGCCCAGCATAACTCTTTGTCCAGCAAACGACATGGCGCACCTGTACCAGCACATTGACCGGTATTTAGACGAAATTCATCATCCCGAGTTCAAGCGGGAGAACACTATGATCCTTATCCGGCGGATTCTCGGGCGGACGAACCTGACGATTCGCGAAGCAAGCACCCTGCACGGGCTGCTCCGCAGGAGCGAATGGCATATCGATCCGTCACTACTGGACCGGGATAAGACGGGAAGGCAGAATCTTGAGGATGATGAGTAG
- the dcd gene encoding dCTP deaminase: protein MILVDWQLLDRISRGFIRIEPYDPSLVQPNSVDIRLGNHFVWYKPGTAVIDPYNQDSVTSDVEEVHADSFILNPGQFILAETLETIELPDNIVATIEGKSSIARLGVTLHQTGGWIDAGFRGTITLEMANVNARPVKVYAGMPIGQLVFYTTERATNPYFKKGDAKYLDQRQATLSRYHENRKK from the coding sequence ATGATCCTTGTGGACTGGCAGCTTCTTGACCGCATAAGCAGGGGCTTTATCCGGATTGAACCGTACGATCCTTCCCTCGTACAGCCCAACTCGGTTGATATCCGGCTCGGTAACCATTTTGTCTGGTACAAGCCGGGCACAGCAGTGATTGACCCGTATAACCAGGACAGTGTCACGTCCGATGTGGAAGAGGTGCACGCAGACTCGTTCATCCTCAATCCCGGGCAGTTCATTCTCGCCGAGACGCTGGAGACTATCGAACTTCCCGATAACATCGTAGCAACGATTGAAGGAAAATCAAGCATCGCCCGGCTTGGCGTAACCCTCCACCAGACCGGCGGCTGGATTGATGCCGGGTTCCGGGGCACCATCACGCTTGAGATGGCAAACGTGAATGCCCGCCCGGTGAAAGTGTATGCTGGTATGCCCATCGGGCAGCTCGTCTTTTACACCACGGAGCGGGCAACCAACCCGTACTTCAAAAAGGGCGATGCGAAATATCTCGACCAGCGACAGGCAACCCTCTCGCGGTACCATGAGAACCGGAAAAAATGA